The sequence below is a genomic window from Draconibacterium halophilum.
GGCAGAAACCGCCGCAATGTGCGATACACAACTGGCATCTGCGCCCCTCATCTCAATAAATTGTTTTAGCCGTACATCGGGAAAAATAGTTGAAACATGCATCTCCCAATCTTCCTGCGTTGGTTTTATACTATGCTTCCCCTCAAAAAATTCGCGAAATGTAAGACCATTTGCTGAACTATACTTCTCATCGCGATAGATATAATACATCGGAATATCTAGCAGGTAATCCACCCAGCGCTCAAATCCAAATCCCTCATCAAAAATAAAGGGTAAAAATCCACAACGGTCGGGATCGGTATTATTCCAGATATGCAAACGGGAAGTTAAATACCCATTGGGTTTCCCTCCCGAAAATGGAGAGTTTGCAAAAATGGCAGTAACAACAGCTTGTAATGCTTGCGCCACACGCATCTTTTTTACCATGTCGCGTTCGTTACCATAATCCAGATTCACCTGCGTTGAGGCGGTATTGGTCATCATGTGCAGCCCAAGCTCTCCTTTTTTTGGCATGTAATCCCGCATCCACCGGTAACGTTCTTTGGGTACCCACGGAACATCGGCTACATTTGACAAAGGATCAACCCCCATTGGAAGACTGAAAAAATCGGATTGCTTACTAATTGTATTCAGCTCCTGAAAATGTTTTCTGGTTTCACGATAAGTTTGGTGAATGGTTTCAAAATTATCGCCCGAAAGCTCAAATTGGCCACCGGGTTCCAATGTAATTGATGCGCCATTTTTACGAAGACCAATAGTAATATTATTTTCAAGAATAGGTTGCCAGCCATCCTTTTGCATCTGATTCAGAATTTTCAATATCCCGCCATCCTGATCAAAACGAAGTCGTTTAAAATCTTTTCGTCGAAATAGAAATTTTTCATTTTCAGTACCAATTCCCCACTTTTCAGGAGGTTTGTTCCCCTGCTCAAAATAATCGATTAGTTGCGATTTATGGGTTATCTCTATTTTCTTTTCTTTTTCTGTCATCTTGACTTTCTTGTTTGTTTGCCTGTATCAGTTACTTCGAATTCAAAATACTGTCAAGAACATATTTCTCGACATGGCGGTTTTTACCTATGTACGGATAATTGTGCATCGATAACATAGCCGGTGCATTTAATTCAACCACGATGTAATTATCAGGCGAGGCAGTCACCTTCGTGTCTTTAATTATAATGTCGATTCCGGCAATTTTCAGTCCTGCCGACTTTGCTGCTTCTACTGCCACATTTTTGTAAAAATCCGGTATTTCATCGGTTACATCGATGCTGTCGCCACCGGTACTCAGGTTTGAGTTTTTCCGTAAATACACCTTCTCCCCATTTTTCAATATCGTTTCAGGTGTCATCGAAAGCGCATTCAAATGCCGGATCACTTCCTCATCAATATTTATTTTTAGTAAAGGATGCGTGTAATCAGTTCCGCGCCCCATATTCTTCTCATCTACCAATTGCTGAATAGAGGATTCTCCGTCTCCGGTAACATTCGCCGGTTCGCGCCAGGCAATGGCCCGCACCACATAATCGATGACCAAAAACCGGTATTCCTGCCCCGGGCAAAATTTTTCAACAATTACTTTTTTAGTAAACTTAAAAGCATGGTCAATTGCAGAAGTTTGCTCCTCTCTACTTTGAATATTTGTACTTACTGCAATCCCATGGTCAGTGTCAGCAGGTTTTACTACTACCGGCAACGGAACTGCATCCAAAACATCGGTTTGATACCCCGGCTCAAGCAGAATACCTTTTGCATGGCTAATCCCTTTTCGTTGCAGGAATTGCCGGGTCATCCATTTGTCGTTTGATATCCAAAAGGCAATTAGGCTGTTAGCATCCGAAATAGTTCCTTCGTGGATGATGTATTCTTTATTGTTGTATTGAACCGAAATAAGGTTATTTTCGGCATCGATAATTTCAAAATCTAACTTGCGAC
It includes:
- a CDS encoding glutamate ligase; this translates as MEKSNYKFEPLPGYEHFEATTQIVIAEILRRKLDFEIIDAENNLISVQYNNKEYIIHEGTISDANSLIAFWISNDKWMTRQFLQRKGISHAKGILLEPGYQTDVLDAVPLPVVVKPADTDHGIAVSTNIQSREEQTSAIDHAFKFTKKVIVEKFCPGQEYRFLVIDYVVRAIAWREPANVTGDGESSIQQLVDEKNMGRGTDYTHPLLKINIDEEVIRHLNALSMTPETILKNGEKVYLRKNSNLSTGGDSIDVTDEIPDFYKNVAVEAAKSAGLKIAGIDIIIKDTKVTASPDNYIVVELNAPAMLSMHNYPYIGKNRHVEKYVLDSILNSK
- a CDS encoding glutamate--cysteine ligase encodes the protein MTEKEKKIEITHKSQLIDYFEQGNKPPEKWGIGTENEKFLFRRKDFKRLRFDQDGGILKILNQMQKDGWQPILENNITIGLRKNGASITLEPGGQFELSGDNFETIHQTYRETRKHFQELNTISKQSDFFSLPMGVDPLSNVADVPWVPKERYRWMRDYMPKKGELGLHMMTNTASTQVNLDYGNERDMVKKMRVAQALQAVVTAIFANSPFSGGKPNGYLTSRLHIWNNTDPDRCGFLPFIFDEGFGFERWVDYLLDIPMYYIYRDEKYSSANGLTFREFFEGKHSIKPTQEDWEMHVSTIFPDVRLKQFIEMRGADASCVSHIAAVSALWVGLLYDGQSLDEASELISKWDVNIMQNLRAQVPVKALNATSGDLNVGAIAKQIFRIASDGLARRAKIRCSEDESRFLAPVREITESGITVAEKLLKRYHENNETLPELVYNWQNEQMQKYVDL